The DNA window AGTTGTGTTGGTGTGAACGTTGCTTCTCTTGGGAGCAGAATCCATGGACACATGATGGATTATCAGTTAGAGCCTCTGTCAGCTCACAGCTCAGTGGAAAAGCTTTCTGCATGGGTAAGATAGAAGCATGAGAGCTGAAGAGGCCATGAGGTAACTCACTGAGTTCAGGAGAGAATTGTCATGGGAAGTAAAATAACTGCACAGGAGCAGACAGCAATGCTGAGACATCAAATTGAACAATCTTAAAACCTAGTGATTGGGCTATTCATAGAGACTATGTGTAATACGCTATATATGATTTTGCAGTGCTTACATAGTTTTGGAGATATGCTTAAATAACTCCCTAACTTTGGATTTACAGATCATAcatatcaatacattttaatgatttaaaggaaataaacagatacaaatataagaagaagaatcaggGCACAAAGTGATGCAAAGGGAATGAGACAAAGAGAGTAAAGCTGTCTGACCTGACCCACTTCAAATCCTTTCTGGAGTGAAATCTACTCAACGTGTACAGACACAACCCAGAAGAGGCGGCAGAGACAGCCTCGGGTTTAGAGACAGAGGGGAGCTGACTGACTTTTGTTGTGTCGCCTCAGCTTTTGAAGCATGACTGAGCATTTCTCTGCTCCTTCAGAATGGGCACCAAATCAAAGCTGGTCGGCCGTGGTCTGAAATTGACCTCCTGGCTCACCTGCCGAAGTTCTTTGAGTTTTAATTTAGGATTTACTCGCTCAAAGAAAACATGCTTGGACTGGCTAAGAAGTGTAGAGGATTCGGCTTTATGCAGAGCTGTATTCACAGGCAGCCAATCAGGAGCCTGTTAGATAGGGCCTATTAGTCCACTAGAATAATGTGTTGGTCAATTGTGTCAAAGTCTTTTAACAAGCAGACAGAGACTATATCCATGCTAATGTGTATaagtttaaaaataagttttaataCTCAATTAAAATTTGTACAGAGGTGCATTTTAGCTCACAGAAATAATCTCCATCCATATAAACAACTAAATATGCAActcacatgaccattcacatATACACTGGGCCAGAGTGcacataaaacaggaagcagattgtctattTGTCacttagttacagaaaatactatgAACGGCACTTGTGAAATGTAAGTCCAAGGATTTCTTCTCTTGGACTGATAATGAGGGggaactgttactgacacaAAGCGTTTACAATGTTTCGCCTTCGCCACTGATAGTCGAGTCGTGACTTGATAAGAGCCGATCAGGAAGTGAGAGGGAATGAATGCATCCCTGAAGTTTTCAAACAGAAGTGAGGCCAGATGCCTTTCCAAAAGTCTCTGTTTGAGGTGGAGGAAAGCGCTGGAGTAGTGCCGATTCCACACATAAATGTAGCAAAAGAGATGTGTTTCAAAACCATAGAAGTATAGGTCAATATGAGGGCTGAGACATACTGATTAAGCATTTTGAGGGTATAATTTAAAATAGAGGGGAAGCTTTGCAAATCTAAATCTGATCTAAAAAGGCCAATATCATCAGTCCCCTacttaagccattttcagacatgaacctcGCAGAACGTCCACGCAATGGGGTcagcactttctctggagtttgcctttcacatatgaagaacacagcagcaggttctCAGGCCAAATGCTTTCACAACAACGCAGATCTCCAGAGCAATTACATGAGGTGGAGCAGGATGAAACGTATAcattctgaaaaactgaaagcTCTCAGATCTTGTAGTCTTTCCAACTTGACATCTTCATTGGACACTCACTCTGGCATTATCCAGAAGTTTTACTACGGGACTGGAGGAGAAActctgcagcaactgactcagatgtttgcattctcacacacagcccctgtagattatccagagttcagtgcatgtctgaaagcaactttaTACTCTTTGTATTCTCAGTATTCTTACTGCTTTTTTGAATGCTGATCAAAATAATGTAAAGTCTCTTGTCAATATCTTGCTAACACAAGCTCACTGTATGCCAACCACAAATCTTACAAACACGAAAAGGTAATTCTGTTAGCTAATTTTATCTGATCTAAAATTGTAGCAGCCACAGCTCTTACATTTTGACAGATGTCTGTACTGTGCGTAGCATCAAAGCACCCAGGATTTCACTGTATCAATTTGAAATGGACTTGCAGTACAAACAGATCTGTTATCTAGATGGCAATGCCGTTTCTGCATTCAGCCTGGGCTTAAACAACCAGACCACAGAGAAATCCTACACAGTACACATGATAAATTATATCATTAACcagtaaaaaaaacttctctgGTTTTGTGGCCCTTCCTTCAGGCCCTGATAAAAAGCCATGTTCATTGATTTGTGACTTGTTTCAAACATAGATAAGCAAATCAACTTTTTAAGCAGAGACTGTACTGGTACAGAAATTTCCAGCCAAATGTTGTAAATAAAAACCAGTATAAAGAAGTTTTAAACCAagtatttttgtcttttaaaaaatacattattactTTTGCCAAGGTTATGTGAAAACCAGATCTACGTGCTGTCACATAAATctggttgttggtttgtttaattGTCAGCAGGAACGAAAGTACTAAAGCAATTTGCACCAAACTTGGTGAAGGGTTGTTGCAGGGTGAAGAGCCCTTCACATTTGTGTGCAGATCCAGAGGCTGCCTCTAATCTCTGGGACATTTTACCTATTCATATTAGAACTGTTTAGACCCTAGTAACATTTATATCACTGCTTAAGACCCACCTCCTCTCACTGGCTTTCAATTCAAGTGGAGCTTGAAACCTTGATTTCATCTGCTGTTGTGCAATATCTTAATTctcaaacatttattatgttttattgcttttttattttctccactgattctgttttttatagatacttttattttaatttcatattttaaacctGTTCAGCCCTTTGGTCAAATGTGGTTGTGCCATATAAATAAACTTGGTCTTTAATTTAAGGGACAGGAATTTTTAAGTAATTTTACTTAACAAGGCAAGATAAGGCCTTTTTTTGTGCAACTTCTCAGTAAACAATGTTAGGATCTTGTTGTAAAAGAATCTAATAGTCAAGATTATCTGGATGAGGTGGAGGGATAACCCCTACTGAGTGGCATTCTAGCTTAATTTGTGGAAATTAGCAACAAGAGTTCATTCTCCCATAACTGTGTATTTACTACTGCATCATATTGTGCTCGGTAAGCAGGTACATCAAAACCACAGATGTGGGCTATATGGGCTGGAGGGCCTTAGAGGTCTATTCGGTCAGTAACTAGgtgtcctcttcttcctctgagtCAGATGTGAGCTCAGACAAGCCTTCTAATATGACAGCAGTATCACAAACAACATGCATATAGTCTTTGGACACTTCTACACTTTTATGGTTTCCCTCCTCAACACTCAAATCAGATGTTGCAGTTCTTCCGCTGGACGTTGGTCAGTTACACAAGCTTTAATGAGAAGCTGTATTGCTGCTACTTGGATGCGTCTTGTTGCCTCCATTCCTCGTCAGAGCCCATGGTGACCACACGTCGCCCTTCAACTTGCTGCTCCCCCACTGCCTACTGCATAGTCTCACAGAGACAGCAAAACAATACTGCTGCCACAACTCTCCACTCCCCTCTCTCCATGGTTTGTTTACAGACAAAAAcctattacatttaaatacattattgtATCTGGTCTACTATGAGGTGAAAAAACTGCTGTAAAGAAATGTCCATAcaattttttaatttcctcaagTAAAGAAATTAACATCAAAAGGGGAGTGAAGAACAATTACTTTAGTGATAGACACTTGCATCCCCCCACTAGCAGCATGCCAGGTTTGGCACAACTACAGCAAGAACCCAGTTTACATAGCAGAGAAGGCACAATACTGGCTTTGTCCCTCAACTCACACAGACATCTCTCTAAAAGTCTTGTACAGACTCTCGTGGAGAGAGCAGAAATCTGTCAGTCAATACAATCTCACATCTTCCTGTCGTTCGGCCAAATATTCAGTTTATGGAATCTTGGTTTCATGTATTGGAATCCATATTTAAGAATAATTGAGACTATTCtagctgagctgctgcagtcCCTTTAATGCTGGAAGACATATTCAAAAAAGGCAccataaagattttaaatgttgtgacCTTGTTGTTAAGTAACGTAAGAGGGCTGACACAAGCTGTGGCAGTTAACTATTGACAGTGGGGACCATGTGACCAGAGTGTGAATGGAGGGAGGCTTTCTATTGCGCAATTCACActcactgtatgtgtgtatggcCATtagtctgtgcatgtgtgtgtggtaaaggtGGGGAAAATGCTTGCATCTCAAAAACAAGACATTATTGAAACATTGAGGAAAAATTAACTTTGAAGTAACGTGCAGTACACGCCTGTTGTCCGTGTTGCAACTACCTTATTGCAAACTGGAAATAGTTGCAAAAACCACAGtacttaaaaatgtgttgtttaattGATTGAGTAAAAAAGTAACAACTGTGATGATCAcctttttcaattaaaaaagtcAGAGGATTCAATATTTTTTCGGTATGAGGactaaaacacatttgaaatcatatctttgatgtgtatttttttttaccaatatTAGACACATTACATAACTGTCAgcttaatcaataatgaaaataattaccTCTAGCTATAGTACAGAACGATGCACTATGGAGATTGACACATGATGACAAACTATTTGAACTAAAGCCTGTCCTTTGCTTGTGTCTGTCTTTTGTAAACAGCGTGACATTGGAATATTAGAAGTCATCAAGTTTATTTGAAACACAATATCACATTGATGGCCCCCGGTGACAGAACTGGAAGGAGCGGCCTTAGCCACAGCTCTTACATTAATGATGAAGAATAGTAAGTACCTTATTCATCTCTTCAGCCTAGATCTCCACCAGCTTAGTTACCATTATTTATGACCAGTTACAATTCATACTGATTAAATAATCTTCATGTGGGTAATTTTGCTAAATAAGATTGGTGCATACAAGCATAAGAATCTAACTACATCACAGGGACTATTCATGTGACTGCTATCATATAATGTCACTGTTTTAAGACTCACAGTAGATTACACTGAGTACAACACTTAAATATTCAACGTAAACAATGCAAGGCATGCTGAACACTGCTTTATGAAAAACATACCAGGTGTAAAACATAGTTGTAGCAGATCTGTGGAGTGAGGAGAGTAATGCTTGATTACTGGCTGACAAGATAAGCAAGGTGCAGTGCCTTATGGCTTATGATTAGACACAAGATAGTGGGGTGGGGCCACTGTCACCTGCTCCAAGTCATACACTCCAAGTCTTTGTGCAAGAATGTCTGTCACAGGAGATGGATTGAAACAACTACAACGAATTTTAAAAATAGCCTCCCATGTTCTTCTTCATAATCAATTCATTTTTGGTTACGCTCCATAAATTCCCTGACTTCAATACAAAGATACCAAATTTGCACACACTTCAAAAACTAATCATCAGTGGAACCTATTACTCTCAGTAACGATGAGAGCAGGATCTGAATAATGTTCTGACTTGTCTTTCCATATCACAGAGGGAGTGACTTAAGCTCTCTGTGACACGATTAACAGAGCAATGACCTCATAATGTGATATGTGTATCGGATCATGTTTGTGCAAAACctcaaacagaaataaatactgTTGCACAAAATCTAGGTGTGGAAAAAGCAGTTTATCAGTGGAACAGTGTGCACATAGACATTGAAACAGCTTTGATTGTTGGAAATCTTTAGAAGACACATACATGGTCACACTATGAGGAACTGTATGCTTTTTTGCCAGGATATTATGTTTTTAAGGTAATTGGTTAATACTTATCATCAGAAAAGCCATCTTCCACTGAATGGAAAGTGTAGTGAGGAAACTTGACTCCACCAGAACAAGTTTATTACTAAAGACTGGCAGTGGGTGAATTAAGGCTTTGAGATGATGGCCTACTATTTCTGTCCCGCACAATGGTCAGTTGTTAGCAGGTATCATGCTTGATGTAAGAGTCCTTTAACCTCTGACAGGCTCTGCTGATGCTGGtctgctgacctctgacctctctggaGCATCagaagaaccccccccccaacagcaAACAGAGATGTATATAGAGCAAGGGTTTGTGGGATATGTAGTGATGGGAGCCGCAGTGGGAGCATCAGTAGTGCTTTATTGTACAGGGGTTCTGTGAGACATCACACAAGTTTAGTAAATCATCAAGCTACAACAACATCCCTGTAAAGTAAACACTAGCTTGTCGTGATTTAGCTTTGGTTTGCACCTCTGGCGATGCCACTGTCAACAGAAGGTGTATTTATATCCCGATGTAATATTagttaattttgttttattctataaACAACTTGAATGAAGCTCTTCTTGAATCGAACCGGTAACTTGACTTGCTACAGGACACCGTTGGGGCTTCTTAGCTGAAGTTGtgaagctaacgttagctaacgGTTAGTTAGCtcgttttgttgttgtaaaactAGCTTCTCCCCTGCGTGTCGGAAACACTTAACGGCTAACGACACTGAACTAAATCACCCACCTCTATTTTGTCGACGTTCCTGGCACAGCCGACGACCCTCATGCCTTGCTGGACCAGTGCCCGGGCTGTAGCCGCTCCAATTCCCACCGAGGCTCCGGTCACCAGGGCCACTCTGCCTTTCCACCGCTCCATCTCTCCTGCCTGCTGCCTGCCTGCTGCCTGTCTGAGCGGGCACCCTGAGCACCGACGCAccgctcctgctgctgctgtaatgtccTGTCTGCTCACCTCACTGTCGCAGTGTTTTTGAACTAATAATCACAATATAATCACACGAAGGGATCCGGCAGCCACGAGCTCCTGCCTGAGTCTGCAGCAACCAGGTCGGCGGCAGCCAGTGGACCTGAAGCCCGGATCCATGCGCTCCGCTGGATGAAAtatgaagaggagcagagaggacaaACGTTTGCTTCACGTCACCTCCCACCTCGTTTTTCAGCCCACGAGCTCCGAGTTTTTCTCAGCGCGTGGTCATCTACCGTCATCTGGTGGATTCAACGAACCACCGGTGACTGCTTTGCGTGTTGCCTTCACGATTTCCTGTTATCAAAATAATCTTTTACACAGGATCATTTGTAAACagccatcttgttttttctaGAGATCAATCCCTGCGTGTATGTCTCTGCTGCAACACAGCTGATATTGTCATCAAGCAGGTACATGCAGCAACTGAAAACATACAGTGATGACAATGTCAACACGTGGTATTAAATAAGTCTTTAAGACAATTTAGTAAAGGCACAGCTGTATCAGAGAATTTATGAATGTAGAGAATATATTTAATACTGCTCTGGCTGCATCTCAACTGAGAATATTGTAATTTCCTATAAAAAGGGAAGGCAGTGAAATCTCCATGAACTCACTCAACCCAACTCCAGGTTATGTGAAGAATGAATTCATGAATTTGGTTGACTTACACTTTCAGTGAACTATACATTTTACATCAAAATTGAAATGGGGGAAATAGATACTCATGggtaaatattatataattaaataatgtattattaGTTTAGCAGGAAAGCCTTGAAGTATTAGCAGAGGATGATAAGCTACATACTATTTGCTTTAATTCATACTGAATATGCAAAATAGAGTATCATCTGTTTAACTTGTATTGTTTCAGATAAGCTGACATTGGAATATTCCTCCGGATGTCCAGTTCCCTGATTGTGAGAATTTCAATCGGGATATTAACTAAATAATGTCCTTAACTTAAAACCTGGCTTACAACCTGTCTGATAAGCTGGTCCTGTGTGcagtgttaaaatgttaaaggcCAGGACTCACAGAAAAAGATGAACACTAACAATCTCAGATCAAAATAGAGTTGAGGACTCATGAGGTCAAGTAAACAATGAACAAATGTATAATGCATACTaataaatattctttatttagTAAATTTCTCACATTGCGCTCTTAACATCACACCCAATTCCTTATTACAAATGGATGTTTATTCTCTGTAAAATCTTTAAATTTAGAATTTCTGTACACATTAAATGGTACAACCTCTACCACTACACTGAAGTGTCACCAAAGACAAAtgatagaaaacaaaaaagtaaaagaaaaaaccccACAAGACTCCAAAAAAAAAGTATCCCCAATTTCACAGCTTGCAAAGCATGATTACAGATTCCACTGAGCTCTTAACCAACAACCCTACAGGAGACCAACAACACGTAGCTAGGCTTGGTCAAAGTGAACAATTACAGATGAGAGTGGGCGAGAAATGAGACAGCGAAGTGTGTTGGTTTACGAGTGCAAAAGAGAGAGGTGACCAACAGAAAGTAAGAATTACATTTACTTTGAAGGAGAAATGAGCGAACAAGACACCAAATATAAGTCAAGATTTTATCTTTTCTAAACATGTTGCAGCAGTGGTCGTGTTTCTCCCAGGGGAACATCATTAGTGCAGTTAAGTGACACTGGTGGTGGTGGCAAACCACTTTCCACACACTGGCTTACTGCGCTCAGTGACGCGGCAGTAGTTGGTGAATTTCTCTTTCAGAAGCTGACGGTACTGGTGGCGGTTGTTGTAGAAGGATTTGTTTCTTTCTAGAAATGCCTGGATTTCGTCCTGTGTCAGACAGTTCTCTTCATCTGAACTCACCTCTGAATCATCCTGAATTCAAACACaacaagagaagagaaagttAAATAAGTAAACAGCAGACTGTCAGCTGTGACAAACATAATAAACACATCACTTACCAGAAGTTCCACAAGACTTGTGTGAGGGCTGAGGTTCCTTTGATGTACTGCCCATGGTAGCCGTAGTGCAATGCTGGAAAACGTATTGCCACATAAGGAGGAAAAGATTTCTTTGGTTCGGCAAGTGTGCGATGATGGTGAACCGTGGCCTGTTGTGTTCCCAGCTGACACGCAGCCTTCACATTTTAGTCCCTGTAGAAAGGTGTAtgctttcattaaaaatatgCTGCATGGTATATTCTGTAAACAGCATGTGAATTCTCAAGCTTGTTACCTCACCTGATCATTGCATAAACCCtttcccttccttttcttttttttactcttgcaTTGAGTGTTCTCCTCAGAGTGTTGCCAGCAGTCCAGACAACTGTCtatgccctcctcctccttgccTTCAGCGCAGTGATGGACAGTCGGCTCATCTCCTTCAGAGGGTAAACAAGAACAAGACTGTGAGGAAGTGGATTCAACTACACTACATTGTATCTTTTAAAAGATTCCCTGAAATGGGTTCATAGTCCTTGAGCAGCTCAGAGCTACTCCAAGCCGACCTGCTACGTCGTGGTTGCAGATCCCCTCAGAGCAGGCTACGTCGGAGCCTTCTCGTGATCCTATGTCACTGCCCTCCATGCTTGAGGAGTAGCCGCAGTCACTACCATTGCTGTGGGTGGACAAATCTGgggaaatgtggaaaaacatttaatttcaggGTCCTTAGGAGTTTACTGCATTATCAAGAAAAAATATTCTATGTGCATCTTTACCTTGTTTGGTGTTGTCTGAGCAGCTACAGGAAGTACTTATGTTGGCAGCGATGCTCGCCTCACacctggcctcctcctcctcatcgtcgTGGCTACCACAGACCTTGCAACTGTCTTTCACAGACTCAAGAGAATCCTGCAAAACACCAAATGAGTGGAATGAATTACAGGCGGTCAAATGTGTAGCTGTACAGTATGTGTAGAGTACATGTAGTGTGTCCCAGACTCTTTATGAGTGAGTTTACCTCATCCAGAGTTTTGTCCTTTTCCTCTGACTCCTGTTCACTTATGTCGAAACCACACTTGTTTTTGCGTCGATTTTTTCGCTTTTGCCTCTTTTTCTCCTGCTTCAGCTCTTtggctctctcctcctcagacagCTCCTCGACAAACTGCTCTAGCCGACTGATCCCCTGCATCTTCTCCACTGCCatctggggggggggcacgATAATACATAAAATGTCACTCAGCTATAATCCATTATCTGACAAATATCTAAAATCATATCATACACACACTGGCTTAGATTTTGCATACCTCAAAACTTTTGCGTAGTGCATCAATTCCCAAATGGAACAATATCTGCCAGGTCTGCTCCTCAGCTCGTAGTTTCTGCCAGATCCTGTGCAGCCGCTCATAGAGATGTATACCCAGACAAGTCAGGACCTCCTCTTGTGCAATGTCAATGGTCTTGGCATGTCTCTCTCTACgcctttaaaaaagaaaatcaaaacgataaataaatacattgaaagGAATAAGGTATGACAGAAACTGTCTCAAATGAAACAGACATTTTCACTGGTGATTGTCACTGTATAAACCTTGACTTACTCATAACCGCCTGCAAACTCAGGCTCTGCCCGGCCAAGAAGGTGAGCGATGAAATCTGTTTCGCAGCACACATGGATGTGGCGCTCATGAGGACAACAGCACAGTCCTTCATACAAGGCAGCACAGTAGCCCTTCTCTTTACTGCAGTCCAACTCCCCCACCAGGATGTTGTACGCTCTCAGCACTTTATTCTTACAGTCAGTGCAAAACCTGTTGACAACAAAGTCACATGCAATTaatccagtttttaaaaaaaacctgtaacAACTAATTTCAGGACTTTTGAAAATTGTGTCAAGCTATGACAAGCGTGTATTACCTGTGTTTACGCAAGTATGTCTCCAGTGTCTCTAGGAGACAGGCACTATCAATGAGGACCACCTCATCCCTGCACTCCTGAGACATAAGCTCCCACACATCCATCCAGCTCCCCCTGTAAGCAAACATCCTATTATTGTAGCAATGCAATCACAATGTATAATTATCTTAAAGCTGCTGATTTTTAACCAACTTCGATGCCGCAGAAGTAAGTGGTAACACAACACTGACTATACGGTGACATAGACAAAGGATATTTGATATTAAGACTCCTGTTTCTGGTCACTAATTCAtccttttagttttgttttagtttctccAAACTCATGAGGGAAATGTCAGGCTCTTAAGCAGTTTAATGCTTCATTATGTTCACTACACACTGACTGAGGTTTTCTTTTCCCAGAATCCACAGCCTTAAAAGCATGGACCTACTGCTTTATGTCCCCGAGCACATTTCCAACAAATAATTATCCAAATATTACAGTGGGTGAGACAAATGACAGATATGTGTAATGACCTTGTTTAAATTACACTATACATTTCAGTTAAGGAGATTAACTTGACTGTTCAATCCCAGCCAAACAGTCACCTACTGAAAGATCTTCAGTATTTACACAACCCAAGATAAGAATGGTACTAAACATTTGCGTAGGTGGAGATTTTCACCGATTTAACAGAAAACACCCAAAGTAATCATGAAGATTAAATTAATCTCTGCAGAACTATTTTCATAATACTGATtgccaatttaaaaaacacaggcCAAATACCATTTGTCATTACAAAGACATTAATTTTATCACCAAGTTCTGCAGCAATGGTATTTGTGTACATCCTACAAAGTGATGAGGTACTGGAGTTGTTTGAGAATGTTCAGGCTGGAGTTAGAGCTAAACTGTTCTTTTTATCTTGTGCCTACCTTCTACTCTACACAAGTCTCTACAAAGACACATACCATGTCATCTTCCAGTAGGGCTGGACGATATTAAGAAAACATGCGTTATGCGATAACGTTTAATATCGCGATGACGATATGacttaaataaacataaacagtcCCTGGCTACTGACCATGGATATCTCCACAGCCAGGAGAAGGCTCACAGCCCGGCCGCAGCGCCCCAAGATGGGtgcagacacccagggagccatgTACAGCTCCACTATGTCCAATTACAGTGTTAATGTGGGGTCTACATGTTTGGACTGTACAattcttttacagttttttacatCTGTCTCAGTAAATTACTGCTCCTCTGTGTCGCTATCATTCACGCTGTGCATTGCGTCAAAACAACGCATTCTCTTCCAGCTCTATACATTTACTAagtttacaaaatgttttttttttttttactcagagTTTATACATGTGTctccgagagagagaggggaaaaaaagagagcgaGCGGCTGATGAATGCGCTGTTCTGAAGAAAGATTTAACTCATCAATAAAAGAAacgatcattatgtgatgaaaTGTTGTTATTGTGGTGACAAACAGACTGTAGTGAGTtagagacgtcagctgagagagagggagacagatgcacacacagaacagagcagcactgtgtgtgtgtgtgtgtgtgtgtgtgtgtgtgtgtgtgtgtgtgtttatgctgtTACTTCCCTCAGGTTCTAGCAACATAAATAAGCTTCATaattcttttatataatcaactGCTCATAATGATGAATCTGATCTGGGACAAACGTGATCACAGGAAGTTTTCACAGCAGAATTTAGTTGGAGGAGCTGTCACTATACTTTTAAGAGAGGACAACTTAAACACAACAGTCCTGTCTGCTGGGAAGAGTGACTAGTCCACTTCTCAAATGCAGCCTAAAAAAACAATACTTTCAAAACATTCTGAGGAAAAACTTGCACAACTAGAAAAAATACTCACCCCAAAGGcttaggtttgtgtgtgtctaaggAGTGTAACTGGCACCTCTTGTTCTTTTTACTTTTCGGTATGGCATCAATCATGTCATTCAACTTTGtcctgtaaaaagaaaaaagtgagtAACAAACCCAATATTGTTTTCAAGAGTTAATATAAAATTAGCATCATCATTCTTTGTGTTAGTTTTGTTCATTAATTTGCCCCTTGTCAAATCTAAGTGTCAAAAGActtgacaaacaacaaaaaattaaGGCCGAAAGCCAACTAATGTGTTCATAACAACTTTTGTCATATTGATTTAAAGTTTGTGTTGGCTTATCTTTTATACCACCACATTTCACTATATCTTACCCATGAACGTAGAAGAGGGTGTAAAGCTTCTTCACATCTGCTAAACAGGCCTTGGTGACAGAGAGCATGCCTGTGGGTTTCACTGTGAGAGGCTCCAGAGCTGGATTCCCTGATTCCACCAGATGTGAGAAGAGGCGCTCCACACTTCGTCTGCAGCCCACACATGGCACCAGCTGAGATAATGCACTGTACACCTCTCTGGATGTCACCATCATGGCAATATTCAAGTCCTGTTGCTTCAGCTTGGAGTGATACTATAAGACAAGGAAACAACAACCAATGTCACCGCTTTGCTGGGAAGTCACATGAAGACCAACTACACACTCGTTATCACAAGGACCTGGTCTCGAGCTTTTAGACCCACACCAACAGTGTGGTGCGTTTATACATGTATGCAGGGAT is part of the Paralichthys olivaceus isolate ysfri-2021 chromosome 15, ASM2471397v2, whole genome shotgun sequence genome and encodes:
- the ggnbp2 gene encoding gametogenetin-binding protein 2, which encodes MARLVAVCREGEEDYPFLARQIPLYIDDTLTMVMEFSDCIVDVDSHEINHSQWKQFSEYHSKLKQQDLNIAMMVTSREVYSALSQLVPCVGCRRSVERLFSHLVESGNPALEPLTVKPTGMLSVTKACLADVKKLYTLFYVHGTKLNDMIDAIPKSKKNKRCQLHSLDTHKPKPLGGSWMDVWELMSQECRDEVVLIDSACLLETLETYLRKHRFCTDCKNKVLRAYNILVGELDCSKEKGYCAALYEGLCCCPHERHIHVCCETDFIAHLLGRAEPEFAGGYERRERHAKTIDIAQEEVLTCLGIHLYERLHRIWQKLRAEEQTWQILFHLGIDALRKSFEMAVEKMQGISRLEQFVEELSEEERAKELKQEKKRQKRKNRRKNKCGFDISEQESEEKDKTLDEDSLESVKDSCKVCGSHDDEEEEARCEASIAANISTSCSCSDNTKQDLSTHSNGSDCGYSSSMEGSDIGSREGSDVACSEGICNHDVAGDEPTVHHCAEGKEEEGIDSCLDCWQHSEENTQCKSKKKKRKGKGLCNDQGLKCEGCVSAGNTTGHGSPSSHTCRTKEIFSSLCGNTFSSIALRLPWAVHQRNLSPHTSLVELLDDSEVSSDEENCLTQDEIQAFLERNKSFYNNRHQYRQLLKEKFTNYCRVTERSKPVCGKWFATTTSVT